From the genome of Vicia villosa cultivar HV-30 ecotype Madison, WI linkage group LG2, Vvil1.0, whole genome shotgun sequence, one region includes:
- the LOC131651911 gene encoding ABC transporter G family member 14-like, with protein MPPNFIAPKPQQYFNTTTLSLEGSPHIEQSLPKLIMHPITLKFEDLEYKVKLNQKEKTILNGITGVVCPGEILAMLGPSGSGKTTLLTALGGRLTGKLSGKVTYNNQSFSGLIKRRTGFVAQDDVLYPHLTVTETLVFTALLRLPQTLTRDEKVEHVERVITELGLNNCRNSMIGGPLLRGISGGEKRRVSIGQEMLINPSLLLLDEPTSGLDSTTALRILNTIKKLASGGRTVVTTIHQPSSRLYYMFDKVVLLSEGCPIYYGPASTALEYFSSVGFSSCVTVNPADLLLDLANGIGPESKHVTEQSEALENERKNVRETLISAYDRNLASKLKAEVCSMEENNLDACTKNQIKPEQWCTSWWYQFTVLLERGVKERRHEAFNKLRIFQVVSVAFLAGLLWWHTPKSHLADRIALLFFFAVFWGFYPLYNAVFTFPQERRMLIKERSSGMYRLSSYFLARTIGDLPLELALPTAFVVILYWMGGLKPDFMTFILSLLVVLYSVVVSQSLGLAFGAILMDIKQATTLASVTTLVFLIAGGYYIQQIPPFIVWLKYLSYSYYCYKLLLGVQYGENDYYQCPNGEMCKVLDFPPIKSMGLNHMWVDVSVMALMLVGYRLVAYFALHRVR; from the exons ATGCCTCCAAATTTCATAGCACCAAAGCCTCAACAATACTTCAATACTACTACTCTCTCCTTGGAAGGATCACCACATATTGAACAATCATTACCAAAACTCATTATGCATCCCATAACTTTGAAG TTTGAGGATTTGGAGTACAAAGTGAAACTAAACCAAAAAGAGAAAACTATACTGAATGGAATCACAGGAGTGGTGTGTCCAGGAGAGATACTAGCTATGTTAGGCCCATCAGGCAGTGGCAAGACAACACTCCTTACGGCTCTCGGCGGGCGTCTCACCGGTAAACTATCAGGAAAAGTAACCTACAACAATCAATCTTTTTCAGGTTTGATAAAAAGAAGAACAGGTTTTGTTGCTCAAGATGATGTTCTTTACCCTCATCTAACCGTAACCGAAACACTAGTGTTCACTGCACTTTTGAGGCTTCCACAAACCTTAACAAGAGATGAAAAAGTAGAGCATGTGGAGAGAGTTATAACTGAGTTAGGACTGAATAACTGTAGGAATAGTATGATTGGAGGACCACTTTTGAGAGGTATATCAGGTGGTGAGAAAAGGAGAGTGAGTATAGGACAAGAAATGTTGATTAATCCGAGTTTGTTGTTGCTTGACGAACCTACTTCTGGTTTGGATTCTACCACAGCGTTGAGGATCTTGAACACTATCAAGAAACTTGCTAGTGGTGGTAGAACTGTTGTTACAACAATTCATCAACCTTCTAGTAGACTCTACTACATGTTTGATAAGGTTGTGCTGCTCTCAGAAGGTTGTCCTATATATTATGGTCCTGCTTCAACTGCGCTTGAGTATTTCTCGTCTGTTGGTTTTTCGTCTTGCGTGACTGTTAATCCTGCTGATCTCTTGCTTGATCTTGCCAATG GGATTGGTCCGGAATCTAAGCATGTAACTGAACAAAGTGAGGCTTTGGAAAATGAGAGGAAGAATGTGAGAGAAACTCTTATTTCTGCTTATGACAGGAACTTAGCTTCAAAGCTGAAAGCTGAGGTTTGTAGCATGGAAGAGAATAACTTAGATGCTTGCACAA AGAATCAAATAAAACCAGAACAATGGTGTACAAGCTGGTGGTATCAGTTCACTGTATTATTGGAACGAGGAGTGAAGGAAAGAAGGCATGAAGCCTTCAATAAGCTCCGAATATTTCAAGTCGTAAGTGTAGCTTTTCTTGCTGGACTTTTGTGGTGGCATACACCTAAATCACACCTTGCAGATAGG ATAGCTTTGCTCTTTTTCTTTGCTGTTTTCTGGGGGTTCTACCCTCTCTACAACGCGGTTTTCACATTTCCACAAGAGAGGAGAATGCTAATCAAAGAACGGTCATCAGGAATGTACCGTCTCTCATCGTACTTTCTAGCAAGAACAATAGGAGACTTACCTCTCGAACTCGCTCTTCCAACAGCCTTTGTGGTCATATTATACTGGATGGGAGGACTCAAACCTGATTTCATGACATTCATTCTATCACTTCTTGTTGTTCTTTACAGCGTCGTTGTATCGCAAAGTCTTGGATTAGCATTTGGCGCGATTTTGATGGATATCAAGCAGGCAACTACGCTAGCTTCAGTGACAACACTTGTGTTTCTCATTGCTGGAGGATACTATATACAACAGATTCCACCTTTCATTGTTTGGCTTAAGTACTTAAGCTATAGCTACTACTGTTACAAGCTTCTTCTCGGTGTTCAATACGGTGAAAATGATTATTATCAATGTCCTAATGGCGAGATGTGCAAGGTTCTCGACTTTCCTCCGATTAAATCCATGGGATTGAATCATATGTGGGTTGATGTGTCTGTCATGGCTTTGATGTTGGTTGGTTATAGACTTGTTGCTTATTTTGCACTTCATAGAGTTAGGTAA